A region from the Polaribacter sp. Hel1_33_78 genome encodes:
- a CDS encoding aryl-sulfate sulfotransferase, translated as MKKKYKFLVFVYFITSLTLSSQNTIGTIINSENSYDAYTLFTTGKETFLINNCGQVINQWTSAFNSGKSVYLLENGNLLRASAGPNPGNIAIPGVGGRIELFDWEGNVLWGYVYSDLNASQHHDIYPMPNGNILVLAASILTDTEAIQLGRKPSNLTSNQLYNEHILEIEPQGTDAVNIIWRWDFKDHFIQDFDNTKDNFGVISENHQLMDINFLGESNGNANWMHINSVQYNEDLDQIILGSKTLSEFYIIDHSTTTEEAATNSGGNYGKGGDLLYRWGNPRAYGQGALVDQKLFGQHNPHWISNGLLGEGKIILYNNGINRATLYSEINIITPPTSAPGVYIKNSNTSFGPINPDYIYPSVGNTDFYSPILSSAQRLPNNNILICEGTSGRFFEIDSNDTIVWEYINPISSGTILTQGDIPSSNNIFRAKKYALNYPAFTGKDLTPNDPIEIDFNLSNCSALSTNEIALNQIKAYPNPVKNVLTIDSPNSIQKIEVYTILGKKVISTSNKNEIDVSTIAKGLYHVKIYLTDKVITKKVMKL; from the coding sequence ATGAAAAAAAAATATAAATTTTTAGTTTTTGTTTATTTTATAACATCACTAACTTTAAGTAGTCAAAATACCATTGGAACAATTATCAATAGCGAAAATTCTTATGATGCCTATACTCTTTTTACCACAGGCAAGGAAACCTTCTTGATTAATAATTGTGGTCAAGTTATAAATCAATGGACAAGTGCTTTCAACTCTGGTAAGTCTGTTTACTTGCTAGAAAACGGAAACTTATTAAGGGCCTCTGCTGGACCAAACCCTGGAAATATAGCTATACCAGGTGTAGGAGGAAGAATTGAGCTTTTTGATTGGGAAGGGAATGTACTCTGGGGATATGTATATTCCGATTTAAATGCAAGTCAACATCATGACATTTATCCAATGCCTAATGGAAATATTTTAGTTTTAGCAGCCTCTATTTTAACAGATACAGAAGCAATTCAATTAGGGAGAAAGCCTTCGAATTTAACATCAAACCAATTATATAATGAACACATACTAGAAATTGAGCCTCAAGGAACAGATGCTGTGAATATTATTTGGAGATGGGATTTTAAAGATCATTTCATTCAAGACTTTGACAACACAAAAGATAATTTTGGAGTTATAAGTGAGAATCATCAATTAATGGACATCAATTTTTTAGGTGAATCTAATGGTAATGCGAATTGGATGCACATTAATTCTGTTCAATATAATGAAGATTTAGATCAAATTATTTTGGGGAGTAAAACCCTTAGTGAGTTTTATATTATAGATCATTCTACAACTACTGAAGAAGCAGCTACTAACTCTGGCGGAAATTACGGTAAAGGGGGCGATCTTTTATATCGATGGGGCAACCCAAGGGCGTATGGTCAAGGAGCACTTGTAGATCAAAAATTATTTGGTCAGCATAACCCGCATTGGATTTCAAATGGATTATTAGGAGAAGGTAAAATAATTTTGTATAATAATGGTATCAATAGAGCTACACTTTATTCAGAAATAAATATTATTACGCCACCTACAAGCGCTCCTGGTGTTTATATAAAAAACTCGAATACTTCTTTTGGCCCTATTAACCCAGACTACATATACCCTTCTGTGGGCAATACCGATTTTTATTCCCCAATATTATCTAGCGCACAAAGATTACCAAATAATAATATCCTAATTTGTGAAGGAACAAGTGGTCGTTTTTTTGAAATAGACAGCAATGATACTATTGTATGGGAATATATAAATCCAATAAGTTCAGGGACAATTTTAACTCAAGGCGATATACCATCAAGCAACAATATATTTAGAGCAAAAAAATATGCCTTAAATTATCCGGCTTTTACAGGAAAAGATTTAACTCCTAATGACCCTATAGAAATAGATTTTAATCTATCAAATTGCAGTGCTTTAAGTACCAATGAAATAGCGTTAAACCAAATAAAGGCATACCCTAATCCTGTAAAAAACGTACTAACGATAGATAGCCCAAATTCAATTCAAAAGATTGAAGTGTACACGATTTTAGGGAAAAAAGTAATTAGCACTTCTAATAAGAATGAAATAGATGTTTCAACTATTGCAAAAGGTCTATATCACGTAAAAATATATCTTACAGATAAAGTTATCACAAAAAAAGTAATGAAATTATAG
- the rlmB gene encoding 23S rRNA (guanosine(2251)-2'-O)-methyltransferase RlmB, which produces MTAETTNIFGIRAIIEAIESGSSINKIYLQKGLRGELFYELNKLIKAKNLTTSMVPVEKLDRLSKNSNHQGAVAQISPVEFHDLEELIEKVIESEKTPLFLLLDQLSDVRNFGAIIRTAECTGVHGIIIQKNGSAPVNAETIKTSAGAAFKIPICKVDHIKDALFLLQASDIKTVAATEKTESSVYDIDLNQPMAIVMGSENKGVNPSILKMVDYKAKLPLLGEIASLNVSVACGAFLYETVRQRML; this is translated from the coding sequence ATGACAGCAGAAACAACAAATATATTTGGTATTAGAGCAATTATTGAAGCGATAGAAAGTGGATCATCAATTAATAAAATATATTTACAAAAAGGATTAAGAGGTGAGTTATTTTATGAGCTTAACAAATTAATTAAAGCTAAAAATCTAACTACCAGTATGGTTCCTGTTGAAAAGTTAGATAGATTATCCAAAAACAGCAATCACCAAGGTGCTGTTGCTCAAATATCACCTGTAGAATTTCATGATTTGGAAGAATTAATTGAAAAAGTGATAGAGAGCGAAAAAACACCTTTGTTTTTACTTCTAGATCAATTATCTGATGTTCGAAATTTCGGTGCAATTATAAGAACTGCAGAATGCACTGGTGTTCACGGAATTATCATACAAAAAAATGGAAGTGCTCCTGTAAATGCTGAAACTATAAAAACTTCTGCTGGTGCCGCTTTTAAAATACCAATTTGTAAAGTTGATCATATTAAAGATGCTTTATTTTTGTTACAAGCTTCCGATATTAAAACAGTTGCCGCAACTGAAAAAACAGAAAGCTCTGTTTATGATATTGATTTAAATCAACCAATGGCTATTGTAATGGGCTCTGAAAATAAAGGTGTAAACCCATCGATCTTAAAAATGGTAGATTATAAAGCAAAGTTGCCGCTTTTAGGCGAAATAGCTTCTTTAAACGTTTCTGTAGCTTGTGGTGCTTTTTTATATGAGACTGTAAGACAACGAATGCTTTAA
- a CDS encoding rhomboid family intramembrane serine protease: MNDKNQLKISKSIFLIPMFYIVIIWFIYWIEIQYGFNFNKFGVYPRTLEGFRGVFLTHFIHSNTNHVFNNSIPLFVLLSSLFYFYKDVAYKVLIFGGLLTGFLTWLFARESFHIGASGIVYLLFSFVFFSGIIKKHYRLVALSLIIIFLYGSMIWYVLPIKEGMSWEGHLSGFVTGFFFAFIKRNKGIVKKEHEFSRTEFDLLFDDSGNFSPPEIVENKENEKRVEE, from the coding sequence ATGAATGATAAGAATCAACTAAAAATATCAAAGTCAATTTTTCTAATTCCAATGTTCTATATCGTCATAATATGGTTCATTTATTGGATTGAAATACAATATGGGTTTAATTTTAATAAGTTTGGTGTTTATCCAAGAACGCTTGAGGGTTTTAGAGGTGTTTTTCTAACGCATTTTATCCATAGTAATACTAATCATGTTTTTAATAATTCAATTCCTTTATTTGTGCTTTTAAGCAGTCTTTTTTATTTTTATAAAGATGTTGCTTATAAAGTTCTAATTTTTGGAGGTTTATTGACCGGTTTTTTAACTTGGTTATTTGCTAGAGAATCTTTTCATATTGGCGCTAGCGGAATCGTTTATTTACTTTTTAGTTTTGTTTTTTTTAGTGGAATCATAAAAAAGCATTATAGATTAGTGGCACTTTCTTTAATAATAATTTTTCTATACGGAAGTATGATTTGGTATGTTTTACCGATTAAAGAGGGTATGTCTTGGGAAGGACACTTATCCGGTTTTGTAACAGGTTTCTTTTTTGCTTTTATTAAAAGAAATAAAGGGATTGTAAAAAAGGAACATGAATTTTCAAGAACAGAATTCGATTTGTTATTTGATGATAGCGGTAATTTTTCACCACCTGAAATAGTGGAAAATAAAGAAAACGAAAAGAGAGTAGAAGAGTAG